One window from the genome of Marinitoga hydrogenitolerans DSM 16785 encodes:
- a CDS encoding AAA-like domain-containing protein: protein LPIFISFESIGSIKTEREFIEYLNRKVKFYLKVSYNIQYENNKIKKINELDEYIIDLYEKQKKEIILMIDEFEKLNNQELMNEFLHTIREIYHSRQGYKLRSVILISIGYLSGILEDNASPFNIAEHLEVPYFTKEQVYDLLSQHEKETGQIFDEKVKELIWHNAAGQPGLTNGLAYDLVMKKAKGEKIITEKHFEKTLYDYMRVYIDKNISNIINKAKKEKELMMKILFEPNNVEFNIYDENIKFLYLNGVIDNCEGICCVKVPLYYKALYARFKPQINGEKSQMKPFDESIKKYINKDGSLDLNKLMKRYIEYIKSRGAVMFKGRNYYEGVYQYNLDQFLSLYVEAADGKVYPETQIGGGRIDLLINLNNEEYLIEIKANIDEDQYEKSKKQIKEYIKRKGLKEGWLVIYSDTIKDFEYITEEENGIKLNIWFIKTNFENPSKAK, encoded by the coding sequence TTACCAATATTTATCTCCTTTGAAAGTATAGGAAGTATAAAAACAGAAAGAGAATTTATAGAATATTTAAATAGGAAAGTCAAATTTTATTTAAAAGTATCCTATAATATTCAATATGAGAATAACAAAATAAAAAAAATAAATGAATTGGATGAATATATAATAGATTTATATGAAAAACAAAAGAAAGAAATAATATTAATGATTGATGAATTTGAAAAATTGAATAATCAAGAATTAATGAATGAATTTTTACATACAATAAGAGAAATATATCATTCAAGGCAAGGATACAAACTCAGAAGTGTAATATTAATAAGCATAGGATATCTAAGCGGAATATTAGAAGACAATGCTAGTCCATTCAACATAGCAGAACATTTGGAAGTGCCATACTTTACCAAAGAACAAGTATATGATTTACTTTCACAACACGAAAAAGAAACAGGACAAATTTTTGATGAAAAAGTAAAAGAATTAATATGGCATAACGCTGCAGGACAACCAGGATTAACAAATGGTCTTGCATATGATTTAGTAATGAAAAAAGCAAAAGGAGAAAAAATAATAACAGAAAAACATTTTGAAAAAACATTATATGATTATATGAGAGTATATATAGACAAAAACATATCAAATATAATAAACAAAGCAAAAAAAGAAAAAGAATTAATGATGAAAATATTATTTGAACCAAATAATGTGGAATTTAATATATATGATGAAAACATAAAATTCTTATATTTAAACGGAGTAATAGACAATTGTGAAGGTATATGCTGTGTAAAAGTTCCGTTGTATTATAAAGCATTATATGCAAGATTTAAACCACAAATAAATGGAGAAAAATCGCAAATGAAACCATTTGATGAAAGCATAAAAAAATATATAAACAAAGATGGAAGTCTGGATTTAAACAAATTGATGAAAAGATATATAGAATATATAAAATCAAGAGGAGCAGTAATGTTCAAAGGCAGAAACTATTACGAAGGTGTATATCAATACAATCTTGATCAATTTCTTAGTTTATATGTAGAAGCAGCAGATGGAAAAGTATATCCGGAAACACAAATAGGCGGAGGAAGAATAGATTTATTGATAAATTTAAACAACGAAGAATACTTAATAGAAATAAAAGCAAATATAGATGAAGATCAATATGAAAAATCAAAAAAACAAATAAAAGAGTATATAAAAAGAAAAGGGCTAAAAGAGGGATGGCTGGTTATTTATTCAGATACAATAAAAGATTTTGAATATATAACAGAAGAAGAAAATGGAATAAAATTAAATATTTGGTTTATAAAAACCAATTTTGAAAATCCTTCAAAAGCAAAATAA
- the cysK gene encoding cysteine synthase A → MIDRGIGGTPIITLSKIVKPNKVFVKLEKNNITGSVKDRAAYFMIRKAEIDGVLNKEKNIIVEPTSGNTGIALAAIGKNKGYRVILTMPESMSVERRKILEKYGAELILTPADKGMKGSIEKAFEIVKERDAFMPNQFENPANILAHELTTGPEILKQMDYNLDIFVAGVGTGGTITGVGKVLKKFFKDKIKIVAVEPENSAVISGKEPGKHKIQGIGAGFIPKNLDVTILDEVITMQDEEAFEMQDILAKKEGLFVGISAAANILAAIKLAQKFPEKKIVTVAPDSGDKYLSLI, encoded by the coding sequence ATGATTGATAGAGGAATTGGTGGAACACCTATAATAACACTTTCAAAAATTGTAAAACCTAACAAAGTATTTGTGAAACTTGAAAAAAATAATATAACAGGTAGTGTAAAAGATAGGGCAGCTTATTTCATGATAAGAAAAGCAGAAATAGATGGTGTATTAAACAAAGAAAAAAATATAATAGTTGAACCAACAAGTGGTAATACGGGAATCGCTTTAGCGGCAATTGGAAAAAATAAAGGTTATAGGGTAATATTAACAATGCCAGAAAGTATGAGCGTTGAAAGAAGAAAAATTCTGGAAAAATATGGAGCTGAATTGATACTAACTCCTGCAGATAAAGGTATGAAAGGATCTATAGAAAAAGCATTTGAAATAGTGAAGGAAAGAGATGCTTTTATGCCAAATCAATTTGAAAATCCTGCAAATATATTAGCTCATGAATTAACCACGGGTCCAGAAATACTAAAACAAATGGATTATAATTTAGATATTTTTGTAGCTGGTGTTGGTACTGGCGGAACAATAACTGGAGTTGGAAAGGTTTTGAAAAAATTTTTTAAAGATAAAATAAAAATAGTTGCAGTTGAGCCGGAAAATTCAGCTGTTATTTCAGGTAAAGAACCCGGGAAACATAAAATTCAAGGAATTGGTGCAGGATTTATTCCAAAGAATTTAGATGTAACAATATTAGATGAGGTAATCACAATGCAAGATGAAGAGGCATTTGAAATGCAAGATATTTTAGCTAAGAAAGAAGGTTTATTTGTAGGGATTTCAGCTGCTGCAAACATTTTGGCAGCAATTAAATTAGCACAAAAATTTCCTGAAAAAAAGATAGTAACAGTTGCACCAGATTCTGGAGATAAATATTTGAGTTTGATTTAA
- the queA gene encoding tRNA preQ1(34) S-adenosylmethionine ribosyltransferase-isomerase QueA: protein MRKPLYTVNDFDYELPEDYIAQKPVEPRDSSKLMVLNRDKRSIEHRKFRDIVDYLTPNDLLVINNTKVIPARLYGQKTTGANVEVLLLEKTPEENTWKALVKPGSKLKKGAEIKFSEYLYAKIIQHNSDGSRIIHFVSKKDVWEEIEKIGNMPLPPYIKNYNGPKERYQTTYAKKQGAVAAPTAGLHFTNELIEKIKNKGIKIAEVTLHVGLGTFRPVKADSIEKHEMHEEYYEVPNETVKIINEYKNNKGRIISVGTTVVRTLETIATLPKQKAYMGTTNIFIYPPYEFKLIDALITNFHLPKSTLLMLVSAFGGYDFIMNAYKTAVNERYRFFSFGDSMFIY from the coding sequence ATGAGAAAACCATTATATACCGTAAATGATTTTGATTATGAATTGCCAGAAGATTATATCGCACAAAAACCTGTTGAACCAAGAGATTCCTCTAAATTAATGGTTTTAAATAGAGACAAAAGAAGCATTGAACATAGAAAGTTTAGAGATATTGTTGATTATTTAACTCCTAACGATTTACTTGTAATTAACAATACTAAAGTTATTCCAGCAAGATTATACGGACAGAAAACAACAGGTGCAAACGTAGAAGTTTTATTATTAGAAAAAACTCCTGAAGAAAATACCTGGAAAGCTCTTGTAAAACCAGGATCAAAATTGAAAAAAGGGGCTGAAATAAAATTTTCCGAGTATTTATACGCTAAAATAATTCAACATAATTCTGATGGATCAAGAATAATACATTTTGTATCTAAAAAAGATGTATGGGAAGAAATTGAAAAAATAGGAAATATGCCTTTACCGCCATACATAAAAAATTATAATGGCCCTAAAGAACGTTATCAAACAACTTATGCTAAAAAGCAAGGTGCTGTGGCGGCTCCAACTGCAGGATTACATTTTACTAATGAGTTAATAGAAAAAATTAAAAACAAAGGAATAAAAATTGCTGAAGTAACATTACACGTTGGATTAGGTACATTTAGACCTGTAAAGGCTGATTCAATTGAGAAACACGAAATGCATGAAGAATACTATGAAGTTCCTAATGAAACAGTAAAAATAATTAATGAATATAAAAATAACAAAGGTAGAATAATTAGTGTAGGTACTACAGTTGTAAGAACTTTGGAAACTATTGCCACTTTACCCAAACAAAAGGCTTATATGGGAACAACAAATATTTTTATATACCCGCCGTATGAATTCAAATTAATTGATGCTTTAATTACAAATTTTCATTTACCTAAATCAACATTATTAATGTTAGTATCCGCTTTTGGTGGATATGATTTCATAATGAATGCGTATAAAACTGCTGTTAATGAAAGATATAGATTTTTTTCTTTTGGTGATTCCATGTTCATTTATTAA
- a CDS encoding DMT family transporter, whose product MTNKSLGILYMLVTVIFWGISFVATKVIVQTIPPITAAFLRFFISTIFLMIFIRKDIKYSKKELIYVMLSGFFGVTTYFLFENTALQYTTATNGSLIISATPIMYLLFSDIIRKTFSHKIRYLGTFLAFLGVAFIVLNGRFVLKLNPLGDILMFGASFAWIFYTIFIEKLHHHDNLIITKDLNFYGMLFFLPFVFLELKSNGTCPLFELWIQPKIIIAFIFLSVFCTALGYIWWNKAIRLAGAKTVTNGIFFIPIVTVIADAILLKNYPNLLTIFGAILVLLGNYVAEIRD is encoded by the coding sequence TTGACAAACAAAAGTTTAGGTATATTATATATGTTAGTAACTGTAATTTTTTGGGGTATTTCATTCGTTGCAACAAAAGTAATTGTTCAAACTATTCCACCAATTACTGCAGCTTTTCTTAGATTTTTTATTTCTACTATTTTTCTTATGATTTTTATTAGAAAAGATATAAAATATTCAAAAAAAGAGCTAATTTATGTAATGCTCTCTGGTTTTTTTGGAGTTACTACATATTTTTTATTTGAAAATACTGCTTTGCAATATACCACCGCCACTAATGGTTCTTTAATAATATCTGCAACACCTATAATGTATTTACTTTTTTCCGATATTATAAGAAAAACTTTTTCTCATAAAATTAGATATTTGGGTACATTTCTTGCTTTTTTGGGAGTTGCTTTTATTGTATTAAATGGAAGATTTGTTTTGAAACTTAATCCTCTTGGAGATATATTAATGTTTGGAGCATCTTTTGCGTGGATTTTTTATACTATTTTTATTGAGAAATTACATCATCATGATAATTTAATTATAACTAAAGACCTTAATTTTTATGGTATGCTGTTTTTCTTACCTTTTGTTTTTTTGGAATTAAAAAGTAATGGAACATGTCCTTTATTTGAATTATGGATTCAACCAAAAATAATAATTGCCTTTATTTTCTTAAGTGTTTTTTGTACAGCTTTAGGATATATATGGTGGAATAAGGCTATTAGGCTTGCAGGAGCAAAAACTGTTACAAATGGAATTTTCTTTATACCTATAGTAACTGTTATTGCTGATGCTATTTTATTAAAAAATTATCCTAATCTTCTAACAATATTTGGTGCAATATTAGTTCTATTAGGAAACTATGTTGCAGAAATTAGAGACTAA
- a CDS encoding FGGY family carbohydrate kinase — MNYYLAIDEGTSSTRTLLFDENFNLIDSSQKEINMIYPKPGWVEQDADELYFKTEETMIEVVERNNISWNNIIGIGITNQRETIVAWDKNTGTPLTNAIVWQCRRTDELINRYPAEFWSEVKRKTGLVKDPYFSGSKIVWMIENVPEVKESYKNGNLKVGTIESWLTFKLTGHHVTDVSNASRTQLLNIHTLNWDDEILNTFGISKDILPEIVGTAIEKGFETKFGPKIYGMIGDQQSALFGQRSFEIGDAKCTYGTGAFVLMNSGVIPPKPHPGLLTSIGWKIGNEVIYSLEGSIFTVGAFFKWLKDIEIINNYNELEIYSKGIDNAGVYIVPALSGLGTPYWDSDARGLIIGLTRATKKENIIRAALESVAFSVRDVIDSMQEAVWTKIKKMNVDGGATKNKLLMEIQSDLLNAEIFVPDFQEITALGAAFMAAIGSKNLSINEIKNLQFSGIKIMPKDNEILEKNYYIWKEAVLRSKGWIKSTNISY; from the coding sequence ATGAATTATTATTTAGCTATTGATGAAGGAACAAGCAGTACAAGGACTTTGTTATTTGATGAGAATTTTAATTTAATCGATTCATCTCAAAAAGAAATAAATATGATTTACCCAAAACCAGGATGGGTTGAACAAGATGCTGATGAATTATATTTTAAAACAGAAGAAACTATGATTGAAGTGGTTGAAAGAAATAATATCAGCTGGAATAATATTATTGGAATTGGAATTACCAATCAAAGAGAGACTATTGTTGCATGGGATAAAAATACAGGAACTCCTTTAACAAATGCTATAGTATGGCAATGCAGAAGAACTGATGAATTAATTAATAGATATCCTGCTGAATTTTGGAGTGAGGTAAAAAGAAAAACCGGATTGGTAAAAGACCCGTATTTCTCAGGTTCTAAAATCGTATGGATGATAGAAAATGTACCAGAAGTAAAAGAATCCTATAAAAACGGAAATTTGAAGGTTGGAACTATTGAATCCTGGTTGACATTTAAACTTACAGGACATCATGTTACTGATGTGTCAAATGCATCAAGAACGCAATTATTGAATATACATACTCTTAATTGGGATGATGAGATTTTAAACACATTTGGAATTTCAAAAGATATTTTACCTGAAATTGTTGGTACTGCTATTGAAAAAGGTTTTGAAACAAAGTTCGGACCGAAAATTTACGGGATGATTGGCGACCAACAATCTGCATTATTTGGTCAAAGATCTTTTGAAATAGGTGATGCAAAATGCACTTATGGTACTGGTGCTTTTGTTTTAATGAATTCTGGAGTTATTCCTCCTAAACCCCATCCCGGATTGTTAACATCTATTGGTTGGAAAATAGGAAATGAGGTGATTTACTCTCTTGAAGGTAGTATTTTTACTGTTGGTGCGTTTTTTAAATGGTTAAAAGATATTGAAATAATTAATAATTATAATGAACTTGAAATATATTCAAAGGGTATAGATAATGCTGGAGTTTATATTGTTCCTGCATTAAGTGGTCTTGGTACTCCTTATTGGGATTCTGATGCCAGAGGTCTAATTATAGGATTAACAAGAGCAACTAAAAAAGAAAATATTATTAGAGCCGCTTTAGAATCTGTGGCTTTTAGTGTAAGAGATGTTATAGATTCCATGCAAGAAGCAGTTTGGACGAAAATAAAGAAAATGAATGTTGATGGTGGAGCTACTAAGAACAAGCTTTTAATGGAGATACAAAGTGATTTACTGAATGCAGAAATTTTTGTTCCTGATTTTCAAGAGATCACAGCTTTAGGTGCAGCTTTTATGGCCGCTATTGGTTCAAAAAATCTTTCTATTAATGAAATAAAAAATTTGCAATTTTCAGGTATAAAGATAATGCCAAAAGATAATGAAATATTAGAAAAGAACTATTATATTTGGAAGGAGGCAGTATTAAGATCAAAAGGTTGGATAAAATCAACGAATATAAGTTATTAA
- a CDS encoding iron-containing alcohol dehydrogenase, which translates to MKNFVFHNPTKLIFGKETINEIGDEIKKCGIKKVLLHYGGGSIKNNGVYEKVLKSLKENNIEWVEVSGVKPNPRLSKVYEGIEVAKKNNVEGILAVGGGSVIDSAKAIAGGFYYDGDIWDAYSGKYFIKKALPLFTVLTISATGSEMNGNSVITKEETKQKWATSSKELYPKVSIIDPTAQFSLPLKQTVNGAVDAISHVMEYYFDGTKDTEIQDQIAEGIIRTVIFSTEKLLKDPKNYEARANLAWSATLALNGLLRAGSNGGDWASHALEHSVSALFDIAHGEGLAIIFPAWLEYVKNEYIEKFDRFAKEIFNIDTGNSAIDADLGLRVLKEWYKRIGQPVSLKEIGATEKDIERLVENAVQSSPMGKLKKLEEEEIREIYYIAFNNM; encoded by the coding sequence ATGAAGAATTTTGTTTTTCATAATCCAACGAAATTAATTTTTGGAAAAGAAACTATAAATGAAATTGGTGATGAAATTAAAAAATGTGGTATCAAGAAGGTTTTGTTACATTATGGTGGAGGTTCAATAAAAAACAATGGTGTTTATGAAAAGGTTCTAAAATCATTAAAAGAAAATAATATTGAATGGGTAGAAGTTTCTGGTGTAAAGCCAAATCCAAGGCTTTCAAAGGTATATGAAGGAATAGAAGTAGCAAAGAAAAATAATGTTGAAGGGATCCTCGCAGTTGGTGGAGGAAGTGTAATTGATTCAGCAAAAGCTATTGCAGGTGGTTTTTATTATGATGGTGATATTTGGGATGCATATTCTGGGAAATACTTTATAAAAAAAGCATTACCTCTGTTTACTGTTTTGACGATATCTGCAACTGGTTCTGAAATGAATGGTAATTCTGTAATAACAAAAGAAGAAACTAAACAAAAATGGGCAACTTCATCGAAAGAATTATATCCAAAAGTTTCAATTATAGATCCTACGGCTCAATTTTCTCTTCCGTTAAAACAAACAGTTAATGGTGCAGTAGATGCAATAAGTCATGTAATGGAATATTATTTTGATGGAACTAAAGATACTGAAATTCAAGATCAAATTGCTGAAGGAATAATTAGAACTGTCATATTTAGTACAGAAAAATTATTAAAAGATCCTAAAAATTATGAAGCAAGAGCGAATTTAGCTTGGAGTGCAACTCTAGCATTAAATGGATTATTACGAGCGGGTTCTAATGGTGGAGATTGGGCAAGTCATGCTTTAGAACATTCAGTATCTGCTTTATTTGATATAGCTCATGGGGAAGGTTTAGCTATAATATTTCCAGCATGGCTAGAATACGTAAAAAATGAATATATTGAGAAGTTTGATAGATTCGCAAAAGAAATATTTAATATTGATACAGGAAATTCCGCTATAGACGCTGATTTAGGACTTCGAGTGTTAAAAGAATGGTATAAAAGAATAGGACAACCAGTATCTTTAAAAGAAATCGGAGCGACAGAAAAGGATATTGAAAGATTGGTAGAAAATGCTGTTCAAAGTAGTCCTATGGGAAAATTGAAAAAATTAGAAGAAGAAGAAATTAGAGAAATATATTATATAGCTTTTAATAATATGTAA
- the ychF gene encoding redox-regulated ATPase YchF — translation MKIGILGLPLTGKTTIFSLLTNKPYDGSYKQDAEERVANVMDERLEKLTVMYNPKKTVHATLNFIDIPSYNTSADRKEKNRILQMIQTVDAIILVIRAFKNDSVPFPEGAENPVDQLDTLKTEMIIRDLEVVENRLSRLIEQNKKKKPTKEEERQVKILEEIKPILEDGKFASKVELSDEDKKLISSLALFTLKPIIVVVNVDEDQLMEEKYPEKEVLVNSCKEENFAYIEICGRTEADLVELDDDEREEFMKELGIERPGIDRLSKTVYDHLGLITFFTVGEDEVRAWTINQGTTMKKAAGKIHTDLEKGFVKAEVMHYDDLIRLGSEEEVKKAGLWRLAGKEEIVKDGDILTIRANA, via the coding sequence ATGAAAATCGGAATCTTAGGTTTACCTTTAACTGGAAAAACAACAATTTTTTCATTATTGACTAATAAACCATATGATGGTAGTTATAAACAAGATGCTGAAGAGAGAGTAGCAAATGTTATGGATGAGAGATTAGAAAAATTAACCGTTATGTATAATCCCAAAAAAACCGTTCATGCTACTTTAAATTTTATTGATATTCCAAGTTATAATACTTCAGCTGATAGAAAAGAAAAAAATAGAATTTTACAGATGATTCAAACTGTCGACGCAATAATACTCGTTATTAGGGCATTTAAAAACGATTCAGTACCATTTCCTGAAGGTGCAGAGAATCCTGTTGATCAACTTGATACTTTAAAAACTGAAATGATTATTAGGGATTTAGAAGTTGTTGAAAATCGGCTATCAAGACTTATAGAACAAAATAAAAAAAAGAAACCTACAAAAGAAGAAGAAAGACAGGTAAAAATTTTAGAAGAAATAAAACCAATATTGGAAGATGGAAAGTTTGCTTCTAAAGTTGAGTTAAGTGATGAAGATAAAAAATTAATAAGTTCTCTCGCTTTATTTACTTTAAAACCAATAATAGTTGTAGTAAATGTTGATGAAGACCAATTAATGGAAGAAAAATACCCAGAAAAAGAAGTGTTAGTTAATTCATGCAAAGAAGAAAATTTTGCATATATAGAAATTTGTGGAAGAACTGAAGCTGACTTGGTAGAACTTGATGATGATGAAAGAGAAGAATTTATGAAAGAACTTGGAATTGAAAGGCCCGGAATCGACAGACTTTCAAAAACTGTTTATGATCATTTAGGATTAATAACTTTCTTTACTGTTGGGGAAGATGAAGTAAGAGCATGGACTATAAACCAAGGAACTACTATGAAAAAAGCTGCAGGAAAAATACATACTGATTTAGAAAAAGGATTCGTTAAAGCAGAAGTTATGCATTATGATGATTTAATCAGATTAGGATCAGAAGAAGAAGTGAAAAAAGCTGGTCTTTGGAGATTAGCTGGAAAAGAAGAAATTGTAAAAGATGGTGATATATTAACTATTAGAGCGAATGCTTAA
- the tsaE gene encoding tRNA (adenosine(37)-N6)-threonylcarbamoyltransferase complex ATPase subunit type 1 TsaE, translated as MDKINEYKLLKIAQIISKHSFPGMKILLYGDLGTGKTTFTKGFIKNLLKDENLTVTSPTFALVKVYDNSIKIYHADLYRLSDPEEIPYIGLFEDNDGIYLIEWPERLEYYLPEERLEIHLFYNNDDINFRDIEIIPVGKKYTDIFEKLKEELK; from the coding sequence TTGGATAAAATCAACGAATATAAGTTATTAAAAATTGCTCAAATAATATCAAAACACTCATTTCCTGGAATGAAAATATTACTGTATGGAGATTTAGGTACTGGAAAAACCACTTTTACAAAAGGGTTTATAAAAAATTTGTTAAAGGATGAAAATTTAACTGTTACTTCTCCAACATTTGCCCTGGTTAAGGTCTATGATAATTCTATCAAAATTTATCATGCTGATTTGTATAGATTATCAGATCCGGAAGAAATTCCATATATTGGATTGTTTGAAGATAATGATGGAATTTATTTAATTGAGTGGCCAGAACGTCTTGAATACTATTTGCCCGAAGAACGCCTTGAAATTCATTTGTTTTATAACAATGATGATATAAATTTTAGAGATATTGAAATAATACCAGTTGGAAAAAAATATACAGATATATTCGAGAAATTAAAGGAGGAATTAAAATGA